In Saccharolobus solfataricus, a genomic segment contains:
- a CDS encoding SDR family NAD(P)-dependent oxidoreductase, with amino-acid sequence MSEVAIVTGASKGIGRAVVKLLKENNYTVVSISRSKSDIGDVIYDADVSDRSTVFRIVNEVLEKFGKIDVLVNNAGFGVYGSFLETDLNEEEYMIRTNLLAPLYFMKAVLPHMVSRRKGSVVNIVSEAAYVSTPKLLVYSATKAGLASLTNGLWAEMRKYNVRVSGVYPGPVRTNFTSHPSFKKNNGDPFANYSVEPEAVAKAVLKAIRTGKREIYVPSRLKLDPYFLKLANLFQSFTYTIVSNYFS; translated from the coding sequence ATGTCTGAAGTTGCTATTGTAACCGGAGCATCAAAAGGTATAGGGAGAGCTGTTGTTAAGTTACTTAAGGAGAATAATTATACTGTTGTTTCGATTTCTAGGAGTAAATCGGATATTGGTGATGTAATTTATGATGCTGATGTCAGTGATAGGAGCACTGTATTTAGGATTGTAAATGAGGTACTGGAGAAGTTTGGCAAGATTGACGTCTTGGTTAATAATGCAGGTTTTGGAGTTTATGGATCTTTTTTAGAGACTGATTTAAACGAGGAGGAGTACATGATTAGGACTAATCTTCTAGCCCCACTATACTTCATGAAGGCCGTGCTTCCACATATGGTTTCTAGGAGGAAGGGAAGTGTTGTTAACATCGTTTCGGAAGCTGCTTACGTATCTACACCCAAGCTTTTAGTTTACTCGGCAACTAAGGCTGGTTTAGCCAGTTTAACTAATGGCTTGTGGGCTGAAATGAGGAAATATAATGTTAGGGTAAGTGGTGTTTACCCTGGCCCTGTCAGGACTAATTTTACCTCTCATCCTTCATTTAAAAAGAATAATGGCGATCCTTTTGCTAATTATAGCGTTGAGCCAGAGGCTGTAGCTAAAGCCGTTCTAAAAGCAATAAGGACTGGTAAGAGGGAGATTTATGTACCTTCAAGGTTGAAATTGGACCCCTATTTCCTTAAGCTTGCTAACCTTTTCCAGAGTTTCACTTATACTATAGTAAGTAATTATTTTAGCTAA
- a CDS encoding fibronectin type III domain-containing protein — MKYGNMKKWAPLILFLFSLLLLQGISLHASSPSFSVNASYLASLPYANSHVAVVYYQGSLYIIGGDSHSNQVWIYSNGTWNIGPSLPFSLVSPSAIVYNNTIYVMGGYNSTGINPYVLKLNGNSWVVVSEMPLPAYSPYIFVYNNAIYVIGGENTTSPAGLYFPPSNAIRLFYPNNDSWRIIGYMPVPTYGGGYVFNGTSLIIVSGYIGYSAYTNDILIYSPQNNNWTILNGVLPYWIHDSALAYYRGVLFIVGGYIYTAGSGGVNNAILAYYNGNLQRVGYLPVPVYSAGYVQVGNMLYLAGGIGSSLSDVSALQLITFNFPPLPPKITSYSAGNESVTLGWNPVRLSSGYEIIYWNNMGFNSSINVGNVTSYTVTGLKDGITYYFEVLAYNSIGYSSPSSIIALTPASVPNPPQLVSVKYGNDNVTLNWLPPTFSGGYLLLGYYVIVKNENSMVSSHFVNSTSLTISNLTPNVTYNVFIYAVNKLGNSSPLVLTVVPITKASVFAFITKLGNGILVNWTTSFPANITLELYNPNGNLISQIAAIKGNSSYLFRVPQGNYTLVIIASNSAGVSKYVYQVVYYLPPASPQVSLIGFGNNLYISWNNEANVITYLVYVNNSLVYEGPSNSIVTNISNGTYLVKVIGVNPAGSSSPGIAVIHYTGDYVTVVKMKVVNVTIVSKIASAVSGNGNNLSLGQSIVIILLAVMILLSIAIITRNRSNGFDW; from the coding sequence ATGAAGTATGGTAATATGAAAAAATGGGCGCCATTAATATTATTTCTATTTTCTCTATTATTATTACAAGGAATATCTCTTCATGCCTCTTCACCGTCATTTTCCGTGAATGCAAGTTATTTAGCATCATTGCCTTACGCAAATTCTCATGTCGCAGTAGTATACTATCAAGGTAGCTTATATATCATAGGTGGGGATTCACATTCAAACCAAGTTTGGATATACTCCAATGGCACATGGAATATCGGGCCTAGTTTGCCTTTTAGTTTAGTTTCACCTTCAGCAATCGTCTATAATAACACAATTTATGTTATGGGTGGTTATAATAGCACTGGGATAAATCCTTACGTTCTTAAACTTAATGGTAATTCTTGGGTTGTCGTAAGTGAAATGCCACTCCCAGCATACTCACCTTACATATTTGTTTATAATAATGCGATTTACGTTATTGGTGGAGAGAACACCACTAGCCCAGCTGGCCTTTATTTTCCACCTTCTAATGCAATTAGATTATTCTACCCCAATAACGATAGTTGGAGGATAATAGGTTACATGCCAGTTCCTACATATGGAGGTGGGTATGTATTTAATGGGACTTCCTTGATAATAGTTAGCGGTTACATTGGATATAGTGCCTATACCAATGACATATTGATTTATAGTCCACAAAACAATAATTGGACTATTCTTAATGGCGTTCTTCCCTACTGGATTCACGATAGTGCCTTAGCCTATTATAGGGGTGTTTTGTTTATTGTGGGTGGTTATATTTATACTGCAGGTTCTGGTGGGGTTAATAACGCAATCCTTGCCTACTATAATGGTAATTTGCAAAGAGTTGGATATCTTCCCGTCCCAGTATATTCTGCTGGTTATGTACAAGTAGGAAATATGTTGTATCTTGCTGGAGGCATTGGTAGTTCATTAAGTGATGTCTCTGCTTTACAGCTAATCACGTTTAACTTCCCACCTCTTCCCCCTAAGATAACCTCTTATTCTGCAGGAAATGAATCCGTTACCTTAGGCTGGAATCCAGTTAGACTATCTAGTGGTTATGAGATAATATATTGGAATAACATGGGATTCAACAGCTCAATTAATGTAGGTAACGTTACTAGTTACACTGTAACTGGTTTGAAAGATGGTATAACATACTACTTTGAGGTTTTAGCTTATAATTCAATTGGCTATTCTTCTCCCTCAAGTATAATCGCGTTAACTCCAGCTTCAGTTCCTAACCCTCCACAACTCGTTTCTGTGAAGTACGGTAATGATAATGTTACATTGAATTGGTTGCCTCCAACTTTTTCTGGAGGCTATCTTTTACTAGGTTATTACGTTATTGTTAAGAACGAGAATTCGATGGTTAGCTCACATTTCGTTAATAGTACTAGTTTGACAATAAGTAATCTGACACCAAACGTGACTTATAACGTTTTCATTTACGCTGTAAATAAGCTTGGTAATAGCTCTCCCCTAGTACTTACCGTTGTTCCAATTACCAAGGCTAGTGTTTTTGCATTTATAACTAAACTGGGAAATGGAATTTTAGTCAATTGGACTACTTCTTTCCCAGCTAATATAACTTTGGAACTGTATAATCCTAATGGTAACTTAATTTCTCAGATTGCAGCTATAAAGGGTAATAGTAGCTATTTGTTTAGAGTACCTCAAGGTAATTATACGCTAGTAATAATAGCTTCAAACTCAGCTGGGGTTTCTAAATACGTTTATCAAGTAGTTTACTATTTACCACCAGCCTCTCCGCAAGTCTCGCTTATCGGATTTGGAAATAATCTGTACATTAGTTGGAATAATGAAGCGAATGTAATCACATATCTCGTTTACGTTAATAATAGTCTGGTTTATGAGGGACCAAGTAATAGCATTGTGACTAATATTAGTAATGGTACTTATTTAGTAAAGGTTATCGGTGTGAATCCAGCTGGCTCTTCATCTCCTGGCATTGCTGTAATTCACTATACCGGTGATTACGTCACTGTGGTTAAGATGAAGGTTGTTAATGTTACTATTGTCAGTAAGATCGCTTCGGCAGTATCAGGTAATGGCAATAATTTAAGTTTAGGTCAAAGTATTGTTATCATATTACTGGCTGTAATGATTTTGTTGAGTATTGCTATTATTACGAGAAATAGGAGCAATGGATTTGATTGGTAA
- the fdhF gene encoding formate dehydrogenase subunit alpha, with protein sequence MEVRKTICPFCGVGCGLDFYVENNFIFRVSPSQEHIVSRGHVCGKGAVASEVIYAWDRLTYPLKRVKDTFVRTTWDEAISDIASKLKEIRSKYGSEAIAFYGGCQNTLEEGYSFMKLARALGTNNVDSCARVCHEPSAMALKELVGIGASSVTVSEILNARNIVISGESVTDSHPVLSQYLVEAKRKGVKIVVIDPRMTGTARIADLFLQISSGTDIYLYNAVANYLISNGLYDSKFVKERVENFDEFREIVKSYTIEEAERITSVSKDKIIEFARIIANKPTILSWGLGLTQSSGVNAVKAYINLALLTGNVGINGGGLLVYRGQTNVQGSGDLIKPDVFPNGPMNEENAKELSKIWGFVPPIKKGLSITEAFLRDSNVKALFLMNYNPAFSLPNRYKVIKFLKSLELLVVMDPFMTETAKYAHYVLPTPLWAEKEGSVTNLDRTVKWRFKVVDPPGEVRSELWIIKRIAEKLGLTGFHDDPKLVFKEIKEVAKLYSNLTLDELMDYSVDSRYPDHESSLYKDRFMTPSGKAKFGLVRYNEISGDSYILITGRVVTRYNSDELIKRVPGYRNFSSDLLINPEDATKLNIKDGDMVKVVSKCGMAVMKAKLTNEVKVGHTFAYMHDYYVNNVVCDDLDDISKTPRYKITFVKIEKLG encoded by the coding sequence ATGGAAGTTAGGAAAACCATATGCCCTTTCTGTGGTGTAGGTTGTGGTCTAGATTTTTATGTAGAGAATAACTTTATATTTAGGGTATCTCCATCACAAGAGCACATTGTTAGCAGAGGACACGTTTGCGGTAAGGGCGCTGTTGCTTCAGAAGTAATTTACGCCTGGGACCGTTTAACTTATCCTTTAAAGAGAGTTAAGGACACTTTCGTTAGGACTACTTGGGATGAAGCAATTAGCGATATTGCTAGCAAGTTAAAGGAAATTAGGAGTAAGTATGGCTCAGAGGCTATTGCCTTTTACGGGGGTTGTCAGAATACGTTGGAGGAAGGATATTCGTTCATGAAGTTGGCTAGAGCTTTGGGTACTAATAATGTTGACTCGTGTGCTAGGGTTTGTCATGAGCCCTCTGCAATGGCTTTAAAGGAGTTAGTCGGTATTGGAGCTTCTTCTGTTACCGTTTCTGAAATTTTGAATGCTAGAAATATTGTAATTTCTGGAGAATCTGTGACTGATAGCCATCCCGTTTTGTCTCAATATTTAGTTGAGGCTAAGAGAAAGGGTGTGAAAATTGTAGTTATTGATCCTAGGATGACTGGTACTGCTAGGATTGCTGATTTGTTTTTACAGATTAGTAGTGGTACTGATATTTATCTATATAACGCTGTTGCGAATTATTTGATAAGTAACGGATTATATGATAGTAAGTTCGTTAAGGAACGTGTTGAGAACTTTGATGAGTTTAGGGAGATTGTAAAGTCTTATACTATTGAGGAAGCCGAGAGGATTACTAGTGTTAGTAAGGATAAGATTATTGAGTTCGCTAGGATTATTGCAAATAAGCCTACAATACTCTCATGGGGTTTGGGTTTAACTCAGTCAAGTGGCGTTAATGCCGTAAAGGCTTACATTAACCTAGCATTGCTTACTGGGAATGTTGGTATTAATGGTGGGGGACTATTAGTTTATAGGGGTCAAACAAATGTTCAAGGTTCTGGTGATTTAATAAAGCCAGATGTTTTCCCAAATGGTCCAATGAATGAGGAAAACGCTAAGGAGTTGAGTAAGATTTGGGGTTTTGTTCCTCCAATCAAGAAGGGTTTGAGCATAACTGAGGCTTTTCTAAGGGATAGTAATGTTAAGGCACTTTTTCTAATGAATTACAATCCAGCTTTTAGTTTGCCAAATAGATACAAGGTTATTAAGTTCTTGAAGTCGTTGGAATTGTTAGTAGTAATGGATCCGTTTATGACTGAGACTGCTAAATATGCACATTACGTTTTGCCTACTCCTTTATGGGCTGAAAAGGAGGGTTCAGTTACTAATTTAGATCGTACTGTTAAGTGGAGGTTTAAGGTTGTTGATCCTCCTGGGGAGGTTAGGAGTGAGTTGTGGATAATTAAGAGGATTGCTGAGAAGTTAGGTCTTACTGGTTTTCATGACGATCCTAAATTGGTGTTTAAAGAGATAAAGGAGGTTGCAAAGTTGTACTCTAATTTGACCCTTGATGAATTGATGGATTACTCTGTAGACTCCAGGTATCCTGATCACGAGTCTAGTCTGTACAAGGATAGGTTTATGACTCCTAGCGGTAAGGCTAAGTTTGGATTAGTTAGGTATAACGAAATATCTGGTGATAGTTACATTTTAATTACTGGTAGAGTTGTGACTAGGTATAATTCTGATGAGTTGATCAAGAGAGTCCCAGGATATAGGAATTTCAGTTCTGATTTGTTGATAAACCCAGAGGATGCTACAAAGCTGAATATCAAAGACGGGGATATGGTTAAGGTTGTTTCTAAATGCGGCATGGCTGTGATGAAAGCCAAGCTAACTAACGAGGTTAAGGTTGGTCATACGTTTGCTTATATGCATGATTACTATGTAAACAACGTTGTCTGTGACGATTTAGATGATATTTCTAAGACTCCAAGATATAAGATAACCTTTGTCAAGATTGAAAAATTGGGATAA
- a CDS encoding ABC transporter permease has product MRVISLKFNTLQAISFFLSLLLALPTLYLLFYGYGPFFVKSVAFSSSLLSSIGLSFFASALSIVITVLIFTPLAYYLSRHRNPIIETLVDVPASIPHPLVGIALIFIDSPTNPLGALLYSHGIIFYYTYTGLLLALIIVSSPIYIRSMQNFFESLPRSYEIYAMSLGASEFKVFTSVVFPLSIRGIISAGLTSIARAISEFGSVVIVAPYVTGWLFNNAYVASVYIYNEYETYFSASISASATLLLFSLILIVTSRIVNHFLYKT; this is encoded by the coding sequence ATGCGGGTAATTTCTCTGAAGTTTAATACCCTACAAGCCATATCCTTTTTTCTATCTCTCCTTTTAGCTTTACCAACTCTCTATTTGCTATTTTACGGCTATGGTCCGTTTTTTGTTAAATCAGTCGCGTTCAGTAGCTCTTTACTTTCCTCAATAGGTTTATCGTTTTTTGCTTCAGCCCTTTCCATTGTAATAACTGTTCTTATCTTTACTCCCTTGGCATATTATTTATCAAGACATAGGAATCCAATTATTGAGACTTTAGTCGATGTGCCAGCATCTATACCGCATCCCCTAGTTGGCATTGCTTTAATTTTCATTGATAGTCCCACTAATCCTCTAGGTGCTTTACTTTACTCTCATGGTATTATTTTTTACTACACTTATACTGGCTTATTGTTGGCTTTGATTATTGTTTCTAGTCCTATCTATATTCGTTCGATGCAGAATTTCTTCGAGTCTCTTCCAAGGTCTTATGAAATATATGCCATGAGTTTAGGTGCTTCCGAGTTCAAAGTATTTACTTCCGTAGTTTTCCCTCTTTCAATTAGGGGGATAATATCTGCTGGGCTAACTTCTATTGCTAGAGCTATAAGTGAATTTGGATCTGTGGTAATAGTTGCACCTTATGTTACTGGCTGGTTGTTTAACAACGCGTATGTGGCTTCAGTATATATTTATAATGAATACGAAACGTATTTTAGCGCTTCAATAAGTGCCTCAGCTACGCTTCTCCTTTTCTCCCTCATACTAATAGTTACAAGTAGGATAGTTAACCATTTCTTGTATAAGACATGA
- a CDS encoding ATP-binding cassette domain-containing protein: MSEIVKVDVFKKFKNFELKVNFSVNEGEKVLIQGPNGSGKTTLLYLIYGVLNPDSGYVRVFNKNPTVELRKSEMYMLEEYLIFLENASLKENLEFITSLRDFNINKTEELINKFDLPLYKKSYQLSSGQRRLFKLALAFSAEAKLLLLDEPTSNLDIENSKAVKDMIREYSGTIIFASHDLLLKESCDKTIYLRTGKIERIEIK; encoded by the coding sequence TTGAGTGAGATAGTTAAAGTAGATGTTTTTAAGAAATTTAAAAATTTTGAGCTAAAAGTAAATTTCAGTGTAAATGAAGGAGAGAAAGTTTTAATTCAAGGTCCAAATGGTTCTGGTAAGACTACTTTACTATATCTAATTTATGGCGTGTTAAATCCAGATTCTGGATACGTAAGGGTATTTAATAAGAATCCAACTGTAGAGCTAAGAAAAAGTGAAATGTACATGCTAGAGGAGTATTTAATATTTCTAGAAAATGCTAGTTTAAAGGAAAACTTAGAGTTCATAACGTCATTAAGGGATTTTAATATAAATAAAACAGAGGAGCTAATTAATAAATTCGATCTACCTCTTTATAAGAAATCTTACCAACTAAGTTCTGGTCAGAGAAGGTTATTTAAATTAGCTTTAGCCTTCTCTGCCGAGGCCAAATTACTACTACTTGACGAGCCTACATCTAATTTAGATATAGAAAATTCTAAAGCGGTCAAGGATATGATAAGGGAGTATAGCGGTACAATAATTTTTGCTTCTCATGATCTTCTGCTCAAAGAATCATGTGATAAGACAATATATTTAAGAACAGGAAAAATAGAGCGAATTGAGATTAAATAA
- a CDS encoding extracellular solute-binding protein: MLEKNLLPEILLAIHMPLNKGLTRVKAIVIIIVVIIAVIAGVVGYYLINHPSNSVTTSSSSTTTSSSLSSTSISSSTTNITSSQGITVFVAGAYLAILNYLADQFQNATEIPVHVVGSGSFALASQIASQTPVPANVFIPVAYIQAVELTGSRNPGWAIAFLSDQMTIVYSNYTTKSPYWSQLYSNYTMAMETNNTKYWYNFFYLLTTRFSLGIANPNTDPEGLYAYLILQMASYLYANHNISYFVHLVKANPNVKVAPSTANYVAPLKAGTLDFTFSYVSYAVSQGLEYLKLPPWLSFGYYPNETTWYSQFAYNISVNGQTLTIHGNPVYLYITIPLNASNIQTAYQFIGFVLGHESQLTRFNVIPIQPALLYNETSNIPQPILNLLKSGELKYAGNFSEV, translated from the coding sequence TTGTTAGAGAAAAATTTATTACCGGAAATATTACTGGCTATACATATGCCGTTAAATAAAGGGTTAACTAGGGTTAAAGCTATCGTGATAATAATTGTTGTTATAATCGCAGTGATAGCTGGGGTTGTAGGATATTATTTAATTAATCATCCTTCTAATTCTGTAACTACTTCATCTTCATCTACTACAACTAGTTCTTCCCTATCTAGTACTAGCATATCTTCATCTACTACTAATATTACTTCATCTCAAGGTATTACAGTCTTCGTAGCGGGTGCTTATCTTGCAATTCTCAACTACCTAGCTGACCAATTTCAGAACGCTACTGAAATTCCAGTTCATGTTGTAGGTAGTGGCTCCTTCGCATTAGCTTCACAAATAGCTTCCCAGACTCCAGTTCCAGCAAACGTTTTCATTCCAGTTGCCTATATTCAAGCTGTTGAGTTAACTGGCAGTAGGAATCCCGGTTGGGCTATAGCTTTTCTATCAGATCAGATGACAATAGTTTACTCTAACTACACTACCAAATCTCCTTATTGGTCCCAACTATACTCCAATTACACCATGGCTATGGAGACCAACAATACTAAGTATTGGTATAATTTCTTCTACTTATTGACCACCAGGTTCAGTCTGGGAATTGCTAATCCTAACACTGACCCAGAGGGATTATATGCGTATTTGATACTTCAAATGGCAAGTTATTTATATGCTAATCATAATATAAGCTACTTTGTGCATCTCGTTAAAGCGAATCCAAATGTCAAAGTAGCCCCTAGTACAGCTAACTATGTAGCGCCCTTAAAGGCGGGTACTTTAGACTTCACATTCTCTTATGTTTCCTATGCTGTATCTCAAGGATTGGAATATCTAAAACTACCTCCTTGGTTAAGTTTTGGTTATTATCCGAACGAGACGACATGGTACAGTCAATTTGCTTATAATATAAGTGTAAATGGCCAAACATTAACAATTCATGGAAATCCAGTTTACTTATACATTACCATTCCATTAAACGCTTCGAATATACAAACTGCATATCAGTTTATTGGCTTCGTACTGGGTCATGAATCTCAACTTACCAGATTTAATGTAATTCCAATACAACCAGCTTTATTGTATAATGAAACTAGTAATATTCCGCAGCCTATATTGAACTTGTTAAAATCTGGTGAGTTGAAGTATGCGGGTAATTTCTCTGAAGTTTAA